A part of Saimiri boliviensis isolate mSaiBol1 chromosome 11, mSaiBol1.pri, whole genome shotgun sequence genomic DNA contains:
- the C11H1orf50 gene encoding uncharacterized protein C1orf50 homolog isoform X2 has product MRLCAQALSTRTASEWEDKARLWRRLQRRGGPRGSLKGKERSQLQIREADDFIRANATNKLTVIAEQIQHLQEQARKVLEDAHRDADLHHVACNIVKKPGNIYYLYKRESGQQYFSIISPKEWGTSCPHDFLGAYKLQHDLSWTPYDDIEKQDAKISMMDKLLSQSVALPPCTEPNFQGLTH; this is encoded by the exons ATGCGCCTTTGTGCGCAGGCTCTCTCGACTCGTACCGCGAGTGAGTGGGAGGATAAGGCGCGGCTATGGAGGAGGCTGCAGCGCCGGGGCGGACCGAGGGGGTCCTTGAAAGGCAAGGAGCGCAGCCAGCTGCAGATCAGGGAG GCTGATGACTTCATCCGAGCAAATGCCACCAACAAGCTGACAGTCATAGCTGAGCAAATCCAGCATTTGCAAGAACAAGCCAGGAAG GTACTGGAAGATGCTCACAGAGATGCCGACCTGCACCATGTAGCTTGTAATATAGTGAAAAAACCTGGCAACATTTACTACCTCTATAAACGGGAGAGTGGTCAGCAGTATTTTTCCATCATTTCTCCGAAG GAATGGGGGACAAGTTGTCCACATGACTTCCTTGGTGCCTACAAGCTACAGCATGACTTGTCCTGGACTCCGTATGACGACATTGAGAAGCAAGATGCTAAAATCAGCATGATGGACAAGTTGCTAAGCCAGTCAGTGGCCCTGCCTCCATGCACTGAACCCAACTTCCAGGGACTGACTCACTGA
- the TMEM269 gene encoding transmembrane protein 269, producing the protein MVLGLFSIIFSFSRKRQYASWMLLVSFPLDMAVRAMTSHLNICSKLGAELNDFAIFTTFGLASALLLGVDGLLSGTLAIIYVSAASFRLCFYSPGVPSTYRGLPCPYASSILASTYLLTKGNTFILCCMASLMILFMMDQSYYPHDKILESENWKKLVYIGGVVVLFFSPLSLSACYCLVWSLSYIFFPDALWGKAARLSSQH; encoded by the exons ATGGTCCTGGGGCTCTTCTCCATCATCTTCAGCTTTAGCAG GAAACGCCAGTATGCCTCCTGGATGCTCCTGGTCAGCTTCCCGTTAGACATGGCAGTCAGGGCAATGACCAGTCACCTCAACATTTGCTCCAAATTGG GAGCTGAGCTGAATGACTTCGCCATCTTCACCACCTTCGGCCTGGCCTCTGCCCTGCTCCTAGGCGTGGACGGACTTCTGAGTGGGACCCTGGCCATCATCTATGTGTCAGCTGCTTCTTTCCGCTTGTGCTTTTATTCACCGG GAGTCCCCTCCACATACAGGGGTCTACCCTGCCCCTATGCTTCCTCCATCTTGGCTTCCACCTACCTTCTGACCAAAGGCAACACATTTATCCTCTGCTGCATGGCCTCACTCATGATTCTCTTTATGATGGACCAGAGCTACTACCCACATGACAAAATCCTGGAGtctgagaactggaaaaaattgGTTTATATAGGAG GTGTCGTCGTGCTGTTTTTCTCGCCGTTGTCTCTGTCTGCTTGCTACTGCCTGGTATGGTCACTCTCATACATCTTCTTTCCAGATGCTCTGTGGGGCAAGGCAGCCCGTCTTTCGTCACAGCACTGA
- the C11H1orf50 gene encoding uncharacterized protein C1orf50 homolog isoform X1 — MEEAAAPGRTEGVLERQGAQPAADQGGALVELTPTPGGLALVSPYHTHRAGDPLDLVALAEQVQKADDFIRANATNKLTVIAEQIQHLQEQARKVLEDAHRDADLHHVACNIVKKPGNIYYLYKRESGQQYFSIISPKEWGTSCPHDFLGAYKLQHDLSWTPYDDIEKQDAKISMMDKLLSQSVALPPCTEPNFQGLTH; from the exons ATGGAGGAGGCTGCAGCGCCGGGGCGGACCGAGGGGGTCCTTGAAAGGCAAGGAGCGCAGCCAGCTGCAGATCAGGGAG GAGCCCTGGTGGAGCTCACCCCGACCCCCGGCGGCCTGGCCCTGGTGAGCCCTTACCACACCCACCGGGCCGGGGACCCCTTAGACCTCGTGGCGCTCGCAGAGCAGGTGCAGAAG GCTGATGACTTCATCCGAGCAAATGCCACCAACAAGCTGACAGTCATAGCTGAGCAAATCCAGCATTTGCAAGAACAAGCCAGGAAG GTACTGGAAGATGCTCACAGAGATGCCGACCTGCACCATGTAGCTTGTAATATAGTGAAAAAACCTGGCAACATTTACTACCTCTATAAACGGGAGAGTGGTCAGCAGTATTTTTCCATCATTTCTCCGAAG GAATGGGGGACAAGTTGTCCACATGACTTCCTTGGTGCCTACAAGCTACAGCATGACTTGTCCTGGACTCCGTATGACGACATTGAGAAGCAAGATGCTAAAATCAGCATGATGGACAAGTTGCTAAGCCAGTCAGTGGCCCTGCCTCCATGCACTGAACCCAACTTCCAGGGACTGACTCACTGA